One window of the Drosophila ananassae strain 14024-0371.13 chromosome 4 unlocalized genomic scaffold, ASM1763931v2 tig00000054, whole genome shotgun sequence genome contains the following:
- the LOC123257713 gene encoding uncharacterized protein LOC123257713 gives MYKAETRWATMEDNNNNNNDHDSTSEVGSGHQPSALDVPWRALMELQNKNLIELVRAIKTTVPDAGQNKTVQLRKFNPDKPGANASSWCTTVEVILQENTLRSSAVVMALSSALEGRASQWLLQVCYAEITWPEFKELFLQRFNTIETPAAMFLNMLSNRPTDGESLAVHASRMVTELTTKWRQMDNEEIAVSVTLALLASFDHRLQRLSFTSNVRTRGDLRSELKAYTFIKRKSGAMEHQAETYSKRQKQSPIECHFCGKVGHKMAECRFRKQQNQFANDKTQHGRHDVHHRGKSNLTCYKCGELGHISTQCTKKEADRNKAFNREKRVEQCSVAVPKGCLNHRGQIFEITFDSGSECSLIREKLSTKFSAIFSNEICTTVQILSNVKIDDYCIEILFHVIGDDDIQNDIVIGREILNQGLDIVISSNQFRISKTKVVNLCTGNEPADIDTELEGQDKIKQHSLLAKYSNSFITGIPSTKVRIGEMKIRLIYPTKTVQRRPYRLSPCERDLVRDKINEPYASPTLLVKKKNGTDRLCVDFRELNSNTVADKYPL, from the coding sequence ATGTACAAGGCTGAAACTCGATGGGCCACAATGgaagacaacaacaacaacaacaacgatcATGATtcgacatcagaagtgggatctggCCACCAGCCTTCAGCACTAGATGTCCCATGGCGTGCCCTGATGgagttacaaaataaaaatttaattgaactgGTGAGAGCCATAAAAACAACTGTACCTGATGCAGGACAGAACAAAACTGTGCAACTACGCAAATTCAACCCAGACAAACCAGGCGCCAACGCATCATCGTGGTGCACAACGGTGGAAGTGATTTTACAAGAAAACACATTGAGAAGCAGTGCAGTGGTTATGGCCTTGAGTTCGGCTTTAGAAGGAAGAGCTTCGCAATGGCTTTTGCAAGTGTGCTATGCTGAAATTACTTGGCCTGAGTTTAAAGAATTGTTTCTACAACGCTTCAACACTATAGAAACACCAGCCGCTATGTTTCTTAATATGCTATCAAATCGACCGACTGATGGCGAGAGTCTGGCTGTTCATGCAAGTCGCATGGTTACCGAACTAACGACGAAATGGCGCCAAATGGATAACGAAGAGATTGCTGTGTCTGTGACCCTTGCGCTGTTGGCAAGCTTCGATCACCGATTGCAGCGTTTAAGTTTCACATCAAATGTTCGAACCAGAGGCGATCTACGGTCCGAACTAAAAGCATACACttttattaaaaggaaaaGCGGCGCTATGGAGCATCAGGCTGAAACTTATTCTAAACGGCAAAAACAATCACCGATAGAGTGCCATTTCTGCGGAAAAGTGGGCCATAAAATGGCTGAATGCAGATTCAGGAAACAACAGAATCAATTCGCGAATGATAAAACCCAACATGGCAGGCATGATGTTCATCACCgtggaaaatcaaatttaacttGCTACAAGTGCGGAGAATTGGGTCACATATCCACCCAATGTACAAAGAAGGAAGCTGATAGGAACAAAGCATTCAATCGGGAAAAGCGAGTGGAACAGTGCAGTGTTGCAGTACCAAAGGGATGCCTGAACCATAGAGgccaaatttttgaaatcacCTTCGATTCGGGATCGGAATGCTCGTTGATAAGAGAAAAGCTAAGTACCAAATTTTCAGCAATTTTCAGCAATGAAATATGTACTACTGTACAAATATTAAGCAATGTAAAAATTGACGATTATTGTattgaaattttgtttcacGTTATAGGCGATGATGATATACAGAACGATATTGTAATTGGCCGTGAGATATTAAATCAGGGTCTTGATATTGTCATTTCATCAAACCAATTTAGGATCTCAAAGACCAAAGTAGTTAATTTATGTACCGGAAATGAGCCAGCCGATATTGATACTGAGCTTGAGGGAcaagataaaataaaacaacattCACTGTTGGCAAAGTACTCAAATTCATTTATAACTGGGATCCCAAGTACTAAAGTCAGAATTGGCGAAATGAAAATTAGGTTGATTTATCCAACAAAAACCGTACAGAGAAGGCCATATCGTTTAAGTCCATGCGAGCGAGATTTGGTTAgggacaaaattaatgaacCTTATGCAAGCCCTACATTGttagtgaagaaaaaaaatggtacGGACAGACTTTGTGTTGACTTTAGGGAGCTAAATTCAAATACGGTCGCTGATAAATACCCTTTATAG